From the genome of Muricauda sp. SCSIO 64092, one region includes:
- a CDS encoding glycosyl hydrolase family 17 protein produces MSYREGHQFSRAKHNFTEYAGVDFSKISDEELRALWLETLQNGMHGICFSMYEDGQKPGDIITEEQVERRIQILKPFTKWVRSFSCIEGNEHVPRIAHKNGLQTLVGAWLSDDLEANEKEINALIQLASEGCVTIAAVGNEVLYRNELNEEQLLGYLNRVKEAIPGIPVGYVDAYYEFTNHPKITETCDVILSNCYPYWEGCPIEYSLNHMQQMYGQAVDAANGKKVIITETGWPSEGSSLRGAVSSAENAMKYFTNTQVWSAKANIEVFYFSSFDESWKTGDEGDVGAYWGLWDKHEKLKF; encoded by the coding sequence ATGTCATACAGGGAAGGCCATCAGTTTTCACGGGCAAAGCATAATTTCACCGAATACGCTGGGGTTGATTTCAGCAAAATTTCCGACGAGGAATTACGGGCATTGTGGTTGGAAACACTTCAAAACGGAATGCATGGTATTTGCTTTAGCATGTATGAAGATGGGCAAAAACCGGGCGATATCATTACCGAAGAACAAGTGGAACGACGAATCCAAATCCTTAAACCCTTTACCAAATGGGTACGTTCGTTTTCCTGCATTGAGGGAAACGAGCATGTACCTCGCATTGCCCATAAAAATGGACTCCAAACTTTGGTAGGTGCCTGGTTAAGTGACGATTTGGAAGCCAATGAAAAGGAAATAAATGCATTGATCCAATTGGCCAGCGAAGGTTGTGTTACCATAGCGGCAGTGGGCAATGAGGTGCTCTACAGGAATGAACTTAATGAAGAACAACTACTGGGCTATCTCAACAGGGTAAAAGAAGCCATACCGGGTATTCCCGTAGGCTATGTTGATGCCTACTACGAGTTTACGAACCATCCAAAGATTACGGAAACCTGTGATGTTATCCTCTCCAATTGCTATCCGTATTGGGAAGGTTGCCCCATAGAGTATTCCCTGAACCATATGCAACAAATGTATGGGCAGGCCGTTGATGCCGCAAATGGGAAAAAAGTAATCATCACGGAAACCGGATGGCCAAGTGAAGGGAGCAGCCTAAGGGGAGCTGTTTCCTCAGCAGAAAATGCAATGAAATACTTCACCAATACCCAGGTATGGTCGGCCAAGGCCAACATTGAGGTGTTCTATTTCTCATCATTTGACGAATCTTGGAAAACCGGGGATGAGGGGGATGTTGGTGCCTATTGGGGACTTTGGGACAAACATGAAAAACTAAAGTTTTAG